The Mercurialis annua linkage group LG8, ddMerAnnu1.2, whole genome shotgun sequence genome window below encodes:
- the LOC126661411 gene encoding U-box domain-containing protein 26-like: protein MPASLEPLDLNIQIPYHFRCPISLELMRDPVIVGTGQTYDRSSIESWVATGNTTCPVTRVPLADFTLIPNHTLRRLIQDWCVANRSFGVERIPTPKQPAEPSLVRSLLNQAVSVSVTNHSRLSAIRRLKSLARDSEKNRSIIASHNVSGLLLNLIFANFSSDSSDLTHEAIALLVMFPLTESECVCIATNTEIINSLTNFLFHSSIEVRVNSASLIETAIAGTKSSDLRAEISNSDEIFEGVIELLKKPISNYPRALKIGIKALFALCLVKQTRHKAVAAGAAETLIDRLADFDKCDAERALATIELLCRVPAGVSEFAEHALTVPLLVKTILKISDRATEYAAGALLALCTASEKSQGEAVCAGILTQLLLLVQSDCTDRAKRKAQMLLKLLRDSWPEDSSGYSDDFVCSEVVPF from the coding sequence ATGCCAGCAAGTTTAGAGCCGTTGGATTTAAACATTCAAATACCTTATCACTTCAGATGTCCGATTTCACTTGAGCTCATGCGTGACCCGGTCATCGTCGGCACCGGTCAAACCTACGACCGTTCCAGCATTGAGTCATGGGTGGCAACCGGCAACACTACATGTCCGGTCACTCGAGTTCCTCTCGCCGACTTCACTCTCATACCAAACCACACTCTCCGTAGATTAATCCAAGACTGGTGCGTCGCTAACCGTTCATTCGGCGTCGAGCGTATCCCGACGCCAAAACAACCGGCCGAACCGAGTCTGGTTCGTTCTTTATTAAACCAAGCGGTTTCTGTTTCGGTAACGAATCACTCGAGGCTCTCAGCTATTCGGAGACTAAAATCACTCGCTCGTGACTCGGAGAAGAATCGGTCTATTATAGCTTCGCACAATGTTTCCGGTCTGCTCTTAAACCTAATCTTCGCGAATTTCTCATCGGATTCGTCGGATTTAACTCACGAAGCTATTGCTCTCCTCGTTATGTTTCCACTCACTGAGTCAGAATGCGTATGTATAGCGACGAACACGGAGATTATTAATTCCTTAACGAATTTCTTGTTCCACTCGTCAATCGAAGTCCGAGTCAACTCAGCTTCGTTAATCGAAACGGCAATCGCCGGAACAAAATCGTCCGATCTCCGAGCGGAAATCAGCAATAGCGACGAGATATTCGAAGGAGTAATCGAGTTATTAAAAAAACCGATCTCAAACTATCCTCGCGCGCTTAAAATCGGAATTAAAGCGCTGTTCGCTTTATGTCTAGTCAAGCAAACGCGGCATAAAGCTGTTGCCGCCGGCGCCGCGGAGACGTTAATCGACAGACTGGCGGATTTCGATAAATGCGACGCGGAGAGAGCTTTAGCGACAATTGAGTTATTATGCAGAGTTCCGGCCGGTGTATCGGAATTCGCGGAGCATGCTTTGACTGTGCCGTTATTAGTCAAGACGATATTGAAAATTTCCGATAGAGCGACGGAATACGCGGCGGGGGCGTTATTGGCGCTGTGTACGGCGTCGGAGAAGAGTCAGGGAGAGGCGGTGTGCGCCGGAATATTGACGCAGcttttgttacttgtgcagtCCGATTGTACGGATAGGGCGAAGAGGAAGGCTCAGATGTTATTGAAATTGCTTAGGGATTCTTGGCCGGAGGATTCTTCTGGTTATTCTGATGATTTTGTTTGTAGTGAAGTTGTTCCgttttaa